The following are from one region of the Egicoccus sp. AB-alg6-2 genome:
- a CDS encoding HRDC domain-containing protein, whose protein sequence is MSATSPATSDVGRDQALAIHRVTAGAMAERAVALVRDRLDGGAAANQAAVLARVNSALLPVQVALTEAGVGHSAPLDASVLGRTGVRTALAYLRLGLDLDRCQRDDLLDTLNRPARKVKSAVQPHLRRSTRWSIGQLESMADALDPSHRERWTGYLGDLHHLSAAITDGADTARVLWIVRNRIGLGEAMEALDSSRTRPEGSSHGDDLDALEQLAALHPDPATFRDWLVDRLRVPADPDGVVLSTVHRVKGMEWDHVVVFAATAGLFPHRLSEDVEEERRVFHVAVTRGRRRVDVVADRERTSAFVAELHRAGDAVTAPRDAAATLPEHVTARTRPDGAIVAQPGLRIGLPGGLDARVTVVDPAGVAVDVDDDGHPVALRLPYGAAVTVDGRRATLAPAPRTTRPRATANGGVGDLGGRLLGDDEPPMDDTLYEALRQWRTRIAAEQGVPPYLVFHDRHLQVIAGRRPTTLRELAGCPGVGPTKLERYGDDLLDVVASATTP, encoded by the coding sequence GTGAGCGCTACCTCGCCGGCCACCAGCGACGTCGGGCGGGACCAAGCCCTCGCCATCCACCGCGTCACCGCCGGCGCCATGGCCGAGCGCGCCGTCGCCCTCGTCCGCGACCGCCTCGACGGCGGCGCTGCCGCGAACCAGGCAGCGGTGCTGGCGCGGGTGAACAGCGCGCTGCTGCCGGTGCAGGTCGCCCTGACCGAGGCCGGTGTCGGCCACTCCGCCCCGCTGGACGCCAGCGTGCTCGGCCGCACCGGGGTGCGGACCGCCCTGGCCTACCTGCGTCTCGGGCTCGACCTCGACCGCTGCCAGCGTGACGACCTTCTCGACACGCTCAACCGGCCGGCGCGCAAGGTGAAGTCGGCGGTGCAGCCGCACCTGCGCCGCTCGACGCGCTGGTCCATCGGCCAACTGGAGTCCATGGCCGACGCCCTCGATCCCAGCCACCGCGAACGCTGGACCGGCTATCTCGGTGACCTCCACCACCTGTCCGCCGCCATCACCGACGGGGCCGACACCGCACGCGTGCTGTGGATCGTGCGCAACCGCATCGGGCTGGGCGAGGCGATGGAGGCGCTCGACTCCTCGCGCACGCGCCCCGAGGGATCCAGCCACGGCGACGACCTCGACGCGCTCGAGCAGCTGGCCGCCCTGCATCCCGACCCGGCCACCTTCCGCGACTGGCTGGTCGACCGGCTGCGGGTGCCGGCCGACCCCGACGGCGTCGTGCTGTCCACGGTCCACCGCGTCAAGGGCATGGAGTGGGACCACGTCGTGGTGTTCGCCGCCACCGCCGGCCTGTTTCCCCACCGGCTGTCCGAGGACGTCGAGGAGGAGCGGCGGGTGTTCCACGTCGCCGTGACCCGGGGGCGCCGCCGCGTCGACGTGGTCGCGGACCGCGAGCGGACGTCGGCGTTCGTCGCCGAGCTGCACCGCGCCGGCGACGCGGTCACCGCACCGCGTGACGCCGCCGCGACGCTGCCGGAGCACGTGACCGCGAGGACGCGGCCCGACGGCGCGATCGTCGCCCAGCCCGGACTCCGGATCGGCCTGCCCGGCGGACTCGACGCCCGCGTCACCGTGGTCGACCCGGCCGGCGTCGCGGTCGACGTGGACGACGACGGACACCCGGTGGCGCTCCGGCTGCCCTACGGCGCGGCGGTGACGGTCGACGGGCGCCGTGCCACGCTCGCGCCGGCGCCTCGCACCACGCGACCGCGGGCCACCGCCAACGGCGGTGTCGGCGACCTCGGGGGACGTCTGCTCGGCGACGACGAACCGCCGATGGACGACACGCTCTACGAGGCGCTGCGGCAGTGGCGGACCCGAATCGCCGCCGAACAGGGGGTTCCGCCCTACCTGGTGTTCCACGACCGGCACCTGCAGGTGATCGCGGGTCGCCGTCCCACGACGCTGCGCGAGCTGGCCGGCTGCCCCGGCGTCGGACCCACGAAGCTCGAGCGTTACGGCGACGACCTCCTCGACGTCGTGGCATCCGCCACCACCCCCTGA
- a CDS encoding UvrD-helicase domain-containing protein, whose product MSATPAAAYPGPDLLGRGVVVGAGAPVPPGFDGVRRFVVDDEVAASPAALAAVLHHRWLRRQRFVLELATDNDALREPELTSAAPHTLPDDFAFHRERLHFLTWANSYDLRGSHPIWWHGELAQRRGDATAGTDADIILPDGRDAWVDGGPRGPLTGPVDAALVHRESVGLGRLTVQGEAAPRDALAADQLAAVTHRAGPARVIAPAGSGKTRVLTARLKHLLSDRGVERELVTALAYNTRAAQEMRDRTAGTGASIRTLHSLALWICNLDERRDVIGERDQRGLLDRLLTVARIPNQDPFQPYLEALTEVRLALRDPVEVEAVRGDVDGFAELFPRYRELLAERRLLDFDEQVYRALELLLTRPDLRRTAQRVGTHLLVDEFQDLTPAFLLLVRLVAGPSMQVFAVGDDDQTIYSYAGATPDYLVDFDRWFPGAEHHALEVNYRCPPAVVDAAVSLLGHNQRRVPKRIRAGLADDRPRATPVTGTSLVETSS is encoded by the coding sequence GTGTCCGCCACACCCGCTGCCGCCTACCCCGGTCCTGATCTCCTCGGCCGGGGCGTCGTCGTCGGAGCGGGCGCACCGGTGCCGCCCGGCTTCGACGGGGTCCGGCGATTCGTCGTCGACGACGAGGTGGCGGCATCGCCTGCCGCCCTGGCCGCCGTCCTCCACCACCGCTGGCTCAGACGACAGCGATTCGTGCTGGAGCTGGCCACCGACAACGACGCCCTGCGCGAACCCGAGCTGACCTCCGCCGCGCCCCACACCCTGCCCGACGACTTCGCCTTCCACCGCGAGCGGCTGCACTTTCTCACCTGGGCCAACAGCTACGACCTGCGAGGCAGCCACCCGATCTGGTGGCACGGCGAGCTGGCGCAGCGACGCGGCGACGCGACCGCTGGCACGGATGCGGACATCATCCTGCCCGACGGTCGCGACGCATGGGTCGACGGTGGCCCGCGGGGCCCGCTCACCGGCCCGGTGGACGCCGCACTCGTCCACCGCGAGTCCGTGGGCCTCGGTCGGCTCACCGTCCAGGGCGAGGCCGCGCCGCGCGACGCCCTCGCGGCCGATCAGCTGGCCGCGGTCACGCACCGCGCCGGCCCGGCCCGCGTCATCGCCCCCGCCGGATCCGGCAAGACCCGCGTGCTGACGGCCCGCCTGAAGCACCTGCTGAGCGATCGCGGCGTCGAACGCGAGCTGGTCACCGCGTTGGCCTACAACACCCGGGCGGCGCAGGAGATGCGTGACCGCACCGCCGGGACCGGCGCGTCGATCCGGACACTGCACTCGCTGGCGCTGTGGATCTGCAACCTCGACGAACGCCGCGACGTCATCGGCGAACGCGACCAGCGGGGCCTGCTCGACCGACTCCTCACCGTGGCCCGGATCCCGAACCAGGACCCGTTCCAGCCCTACCTCGAGGCCCTCACCGAGGTCCGGCTCGCCCTGCGCGATCCCGTCGAGGTCGAGGCCGTGCGTGGCGACGTCGACGGCTTCGCCGAGCTGTTCCCCCGCTACCGGGAGCTGCTGGCCGAGCGGCGCCTGCTCGACTTCGACGAACAGGTCTACCGCGCCCTCGAGCTGCTGCTGACGCGACCGGACCTGCGCCGGACCGCGCAGCGCGTGGGCACCCACCTGCTGGTCGACGAGTTCCAGGACCTCACGCCCGCGTTCCTGCTGCTCGTGCGGCTGGTCGCCGGACCGTCGATGCAGGTGTTCGCCGTCGGCGACGACGACCAGACCATCTACAGCTACGCCGGTGCGACGCCGGACTACCTCGTCGACTTCGACCGCTGGTTCCCCGGAGCCGAGCACCATGCCCTCGAGGTCAACTACCGCTGCCCGCCCGCCGTCGTGGACGCGGCGGTGTCGCTGCTCGGGCACAACCAGCGTCGGGTGCCGAAGCGGATCCGTGCCGGGCTGGCCGACGACCGACCCCGTGCGACGCCCGTCACCGGCACGTCGCTGGTGGAGACGTCGTCGTGA